In a single window of the Melioribacteraceae bacterium genome:
- a CDS encoding glycosyltransferase: protein MRKIVVFGPGPIFKGGIALFTASLARTISNFDDVEIHLVSWKNQYPAIIPRDFIDRSSQSDILENSKVKIRYVTNYNNPFSWHSTVNLIEEISPEIIIIQWAVAVQGLPLGFISSKIKKKINCEIIFDLHVVEQKEQTSIDKYFLKYALSNGDTFIVHSPRTIDELKRVFPEWDFVISKNGERVSDKKNILNLYHPIYDIYKSNIDFNADGFKRELGLKKHVFLFFGFIRKYKGLHHIIPAFAKLCKERKDVSLLIVGESFWSTLNKRKLSTKVKHLLFSSVKKIFAKNQNTESDYSPLQLIEEYNINDNCVVINKYIPNEEVYKYYQSADYNFLYYTIATPSGVESIAYNFGVPSIAVKAGHFLDTIQDGINGYFAEPENEDSLYNTMLHALNNPIDNKSVLESSRKYSWNNYVQVILNK from the coding sequence ATGAGAAAGATTGTAGTATTCGGTCCCGGTCCAATTTTCAAGGGTGGAATTGCTTTATTTACCGCTTCTCTTGCCAGGACAATATCCAACTTTGATGATGTAGAAATTCATTTAGTATCGTGGAAGAATCAATATCCGGCAATTATTCCGCGCGACTTTATTGACCGAAGCAGTCAATCTGATATTCTTGAAAACAGTAAAGTAAAAATAAGATATGTTACTAACTACAATAACCCCTTTAGTTGGCACTCAACTGTAAATTTAATTGAAGAAATCTCTCCCGAAATTATTATTATACAATGGGCTGTGGCTGTGCAGGGATTGCCTCTTGGTTTTATTTCTTCTAAAATTAAAAAGAAAATAAATTGTGAAATTATATTCGATCTACATGTTGTTGAACAGAAAGAACAAACCAGTATTGATAAATACTTTCTTAAATATGCTTTATCCAACGGTGATACATTTATCGTTCACTCTCCCCGGACAATTGATGAGTTAAAAAGAGTTTTCCCCGAATGGGATTTTGTCATTTCTAAAAACGGGGAAAGAGTTTCAGACAAAAAGAATATTTTGAATCTTTACCACCCCATTTATGACATATATAAATCTAATATTGATTTTAATGCCGATGGATTTAAGCGGGAGCTGGGTTTAAAAAAACATGTGTTTCTTTTTTTTGGCTTCATCAGAAAATATAAAGGACTACATCATATAATTCCCGCATTTGCAAAACTATGTAAAGAAAGAAAAGATGTTTCTCTTTTAATTGTCGGGGAATCATTTTGGAGCACATTAAATAAGAGAAAACTCTCAACCAAAGTTAAACATCTTCTCTTTTCATCAGTTAAAAAAATATTTGCGAAAAATCAGAATACTGAGAGCGATTACAGTCCACTCCAATTAATCGAAGAATATAACATTAACGATAATTGCGTGGTTATTAATAAATATATCCCCAACGAAGAGGTTTATAAATACTATCAATCTGCCGATTATAATTTTTTATACTATACAATTGCAACCCCATCGGGAGTTGAATCAATAGCATATAACTTCGGAGTTCCCTCTATTGCCGTGAAAGCCGGGCATTTTTTGGATACCATTCAAGATGGAATTAATGGTTATTTTGCCGAGCCGGAAAATGAAGATTCCCTTTATAATACTATGTTACATGCTCTCAACAATCCTATTGACAATAAAAGTGTGTTGGAAAGTTCAAGAAAATACAGTTGGAATAATTACGTTCAAGTAATATTAAATAAATAA
- a CDS encoding PQQ-binding-like beta-propeller repeat protein, with translation MNSLLLTSKTLTILFLLCSSLAAQSIENYLKLWDADHGWHVFDVCFSPDGKKVLAIEGTTSENSVKLFNAETGHLIWSKSASAGFGRFSPDMSKIYISGASTLALNASDGNQIWINNNIAECFDLSSNGDRIVIGRELDRSNGKVVMINTADGTTIWEGTTKGPVNSIQFSKDGGKVISGGGDLSDREAILWNSLNGSKFWTYKSGPIIYTVSYSPDGNSIIIGTDWQVVTMLNASSGDVLWTKTLTERFLDSGFTPDSKKVFLSSNNGYVRLFDAANGVLLWDKQISGSGWHKAIRCSPDGTRLATGSEDKHLNIFDVSGGTVMFRGAHTNSVVPVNFSYDGTRVVTGTQFGGKVSVWQKGGAVNVEENDLSIINDYQLYQNYPNPFNPITVIKYTIPESLDGETKNVVLAIYNLLGQKIAPLVNSRQSGGNYEIVFDGSKLESGVYFYRLDVDSYSQTKKLILIK, from the coding sequence ATGAATTCTCTCCTTTTAACTTCCAAAACGTTGACCATCTTATTTTTACTCTGCTCATCATTGGCGGCCCAATCAATTGAGAATTACCTAAAATTGTGGGATGCGGATCATGGATGGCATGTGTTCGATGTCTGTTTTAGTCCCGATGGTAAAAAAGTGTTGGCGATTGAGGGTACTACTTCTGAAAATTCTGTAAAACTTTTTAATGCTGAAACAGGGCACTTAATATGGTCAAAATCAGCGTCGGCAGGTTTTGGCCGGTTTAGCCCAGATATGAGTAAAATTTACATTTCTGGAGCTAGTACTCTTGCGTTAAATGCTTCAGATGGCAATCAGATCTGGATTAATAATAATATTGCCGAGTGTTTTGATTTAAGTTCGAACGGCGATAGAATTGTTATTGGGCGCGAACTAGATCGTTCGAACGGAAAAGTGGTAATGATTAACACCGCGGATGGCACTACTATTTGGGAAGGAACAACTAAAGGTCCTGTAAACAGTATTCAATTCAGCAAAGATGGCGGCAAAGTAATTTCCGGAGGGGGAGATTTATCTGACAGAGAGGCAATTTTATGGAACAGTTTAAATGGTTCTAAATTTTGGACCTATAAAAGTGGACCTATTATTTATACAGTTTCTTATTCTCCCGATGGAAACAGCATAATAATTGGAACTGACTGGCAGGTAGTAACAATGTTAAATGCCTCATCCGGTGATGTTCTATGGACAAAGACATTAACCGAAAGGTTTTTGGATTCCGGGTTTACTCCCGATAGCAAGAAAGTATTCTTAAGTTCAAACAATGGTTATGTTCGTCTTTTTGATGCCGCTAATGGTGTACTGCTGTGGGATAAACAGATCTCGGGATCAGGTTGGCATAAAGCGATTAGATGTTCACCCGACGGCACTCGACTGGCAACTGGCTCGGAGGATAAGCATTTAAATATATTTGATGTTTCGGGCGGGACTGTCATGTTTAGAGGAGCCCACACAAATTCAGTTGTCCCGGTAAACTTTAGTTATGACGGAACTAGAGTTGTAACAGGCACACAATTTGGCGGTAAAGTTAGCGTTTGGCAAAAAGGTGGAGCTGTAAATGTTGAAGAAAATGATCTTTCTATAATTAACGATTATCAACTATATCAGAATTATCCCAATCCATTTAATCCAATTACAGTAATAAAATATACGATACCAGAGAGCCTCGACGGCGAAACTAAAAATGTGGTTCTTGCTATTTATAATTTATTAGGTCAAAAAATTGCCCCCCTTGTCAATAGCCGGCAATCGGGCGGCAACTATGAAATTGTATTTGATGGATCAAAGCTGGAAAGCGGGGTTTACTTTTACCGCCTTGATGTAGATTCATACAGTCAGACAAAGAAATTAATTTTAATTAAATAG